The Numida meleagris isolate 19003 breed g44 Domestic line unplaced genomic scaffold, NumMel1.0 unplaced_Scaffold261, whole genome shotgun sequence DNA window ATTGGTCCCTGTCCCCACATGTTCCTCAGGGCGAAGGGAGATGCTGGGTGGTGGGAAGCTGGGATCTGCATGAGGGGAGGGGACAGCACTGGGACACAGTCCCAGGAATGGGACATGGTCCTGTTGGGAGCCCCCAGAACCATCCGTTATCCCCAGCgccctcacctgtcaccaccagctccacGGGGTCACTTTTCTCTGATATCTCCACTGACTCAGGCACCCGGTACTGGCACTGATATCTCCCCGCATGTTCCCGACTTGTGCTAACAAAGGAGAACTCAACCACGTCCTGCTCCTTGTCCTTGTACTTGTTGAGTGTCCAACCTCCCACGTGGTACAGCCAGACCCAGGCAGCCAGCCGGGACAGGTTGCACCGCAGGGTGACAGTGTCCCCCACGGACACCCCCTGGCTGGGATGCAGCGACAGGGAGGGTCGGGGCACTAGGACAGGGGACACCAgtcagccttgtccctgcacaccctcaTGGACCCCTCTGATTGCCCCCTCCCCacgctcccctccctctgtaCACAttctccccctgtccccatacTCACGGAGCTGTGCCCTGCTCActgccaccagacaccaacctgcaagaGACATGGTCCTGGTCTCACACAGGGCCACCCACCCCCATGgcaccatgtccccattgtcactcacccaggatgagggccaGCGCCATTGGTTGCCATGAGGCAGGATCAGCCTGGGGACAGCGAGACTGCAGTGGGGCACAGGAAGCAGCTGGAGAGCTGATGTCAGTTCCTCTTGGGGACAGGATGCTGTGATGTCACCTCCTCATGCGGCACCTGTGGTGCTCAAAAGGGTGGTGGCACCATGGGATCCCCAATAATGTGTTACACATGGAGCAATGCAGAAAGTCCCCGTTGGGTTGCCCTTTGCAGATTGTAGGTTGGGTGTCACACGCTGTCCCCAGTGGGATGCCAACACGTGGCCTTGCAAGGTGTGCCCCATGGCATGCCAAACACAGGACACGTGCTGCAATGGGATGTCCCACATGAGATGTCACATGCAGTCCCCAACACGTCCAGCCAGCTGTCACCACACGCTTTGGGTACCACACTCTGTCCCCGCTGTGCTTTCCCCTGCCATCcccactggggacagcagcagggaccTTTGGGGACACAGTGACACTCACACAGACATGGGGCACACTATGAGGACACACATTTTTAGTGGGGCACACACGTGGTACTGACATCAGGCACATGCTATGGACGTGTGTGCAGTGCTGACACACATGGAGTGCCAACACGAGAACTGCATGCTAAGGACACAGATGTGCATTGTTGTGTACACACATTGGTGTACATGTATTGTGTCACACATACACACTCAAAGGCTCAGGGTTAATCATGTAGTACACATGAATGTACATTTATTGTGCATATGTGACAGCACA harbors:
- the LOC110391013 gene encoding uncharacterized protein LOC110391013 isoform X2 — encoded protein: MVPWGWVALCETRTMSLAVPRPSLSLHPSQGVSVGDTVTLRCNLSRLAAWVWLYHVGGWTLNKYKDKEQDVVEFSFVSTSREHAGRYQCQYRVPESVEISEKSDPVELVVTVLSPPLMQIPASHHPASPFALRNMWGQGPMSPSAAGTRTMGPTSSCTRMSAQLLSCARSLMVGAQPPDHQTPQVLHLLPMGTWWCWWLGAALLPLYSSSSLSSPSYSLPADVAYGEMRALVPPQKILRPWRSKCPLVTARV
- the LOC110391013 gene encoding uncharacterized protein LOC110391013 isoform X1: MVPWGWVALCETRTMSLAGWCLVAVSRAQLLPRPSLSLHPSQGVSVGDTVTLRCNLSRLAAWVWLYHVGGWTLNKYKDKEQDVVEFSFVSTSREHAGRYQCQYRVPESVEISEKSDPVELVVTVLSPPLMQIPASHHPASPFALRNMWGQGPMSPSAAGTRTMGPTSSCTRMSAQLLSCARSLMVGAQPPDHQTPQVLHLLPMGTWWCWWLGAALLPLYSSSSLSSPSYSLPADVAYGEMRALVPPQKILRPWRSKCPLVTARV
- the LOC110391013 gene encoding platelet glycoprotein VI-like isoform X3, whose translation is MVPWGWVALCETRTMSLAGWCLVAVSRAQLLPRPSLSLHPSQGVSVGDTVTLRCNLSRLAAWVWLYHVGGWTLNKYKDKEQDVVEFSFVSTSREHAGRYQCQYRVPESVEISEKSDPVELVVTVLSPPLMQIPASHHPASPFALRNMWGQGPMSPSAAGTRTMGPTSSCTRMSAQLLSCARSLMVGAQPPDHQTPQTSHTER
- the LOC110391013 gene encoding leukocyte immunoglobulin-like receptor subfamily A member 6 isoform X5; this translates as MVPWGWVALCETRTMSLAGWCLVAVSRAQLLPRPSLSLHPSQGVSVGDTVTLRCNLSRLAAWVWLYHVGGWTLNKYKDKEQDVVEFSFVSTSREHAGRYQCQYRVPESVEISEKSDPVELVVTDPSFPPPSISLRPEEHVGTGTNVTIRCWNKDYGSNFLLHKDECSAPVLRQEPDGGGTAT